The following proteins are encoded in a genomic region of Mycolicibacterium rutilum:
- the rpsO gene encoding 30S ribosomal protein S15: MALTAEQKKSILSEYGLHDTDTGSPEAQVALLTKRITDLTEHLKVHKHDHHSRRGLLLLVGRRRRLLKYVAQVDVQRYRSLIERLGLRR, from the coding sequence GTGGCGCTTACCGCCGAGCAGAAGAAGTCGATCCTTTCCGAGTACGGCCTGCACGACACTGACACCGGCTCGCCGGAGGCTCAGGTCGCGCTGCTGACCAAGCGGATCACCGACCTCACCGAGCACCTGAAGGTGCACAAGCACGATCACCATTCGCGGCGCGGCCTGCTGCTACTGGTCGGCCGTCGGCGCCGGCTGCTCAAGTACGTCGCCCAGGTCGACGTGCAGCGCTACCGCTCGCTGATCGAGCGGCTCGGCCTGCGCCGCTGA